Proteins encoded by one window of Leopardus geoffroyi isolate Oge1 chromosome X, O.geoffroyi_Oge1_pat1.0, whole genome shotgun sequence:
- the LDOC1 gene encoding protein LDOC1 — MVDELVLLLHALLMRHRALSIENSQLMEQLRLLVCERATLLRQVRPPSCPVPFPETFSGESSRLPEFIVQTASYMLVNENRFCNDAMKVAFLISLLTGEAEEWVVPYIEMDSPILGDYRAFLDEMKQCFGWDDDEEDDDDDEEDDY, encoded by the coding sequence ATGGTGGACGAGCTGGTGCTACTGCTGCACGCGCTCCTGATGCGGCACCGCGCGCTGAGCATCGAGAACAGCCAGCTCATGGAACAGCTACGGCTGCTGGTGTGCGAGAGGGCCACCCTGCTGCGCCAGGTACGTCCGCCGAGCTGCCCGGTGCCCTTCCCCGAAACGTTTAGCGGCGAGAGCTCCCGGCTCCCCGAGTTTATCGTGCAGACGGCGTCTTACATGCTCGTCAACGAGAACCGATTCTGCAACGACGCCATGAAGGTGGCATTCCTAATCAGCCTGCTCACCGGGGAAGCCGAGGAGTGGGTGGTGCCCTACATTGAGATGGATAGCCCCATCCTAGGTGATTACCGGGCCTTCCTCGATGAGATGAAACAGTGTTTTGGCTGGGATGACGACGAAgaagacgacgacgacgacgaagAAGATGATTACTAG